TTTGCTCATTATGCATTTGGGAACAGAAATCCGGAGCCAACTTTGTTGGAGATTGGTCACAGGATAGTGAGAAAGTGCAAGGGTCTTCCTTTAGCTGCAAAAGTGCTTGGGAGTGTTTTACATTCAGTGACAGAAGCTGAAGAATGGAATAACATACTGCAAAGTAAGATGTGGGATTTGCCGGCTAATAAGAGCAACATCTTGGCTGCATTAAGATTAAGCTATCAACTTCTTCCTTCACATTTGAAGGCCTGCTTTGCCTACTGCTCCATATTTCCCAAGGGATATGAAATTAAGAAGTTGAACTTGATCCATTTATGGATGGCTGAGGGTCTTCTACAACCATCAAAGGCTAAAACAATGCAGAGGGTAGGTGAGGAATACCTGTGTGAGCTTTTGTCGAGGTCATTGCTACAACGATCAACAAGTAATGATTCGTTCATTATCATGCATGACCTCATAAGCGACTTAGCACAATATGTTGGGGGCgaattttttcatctttttgagGATGATAATGCTGGACGAATTTCGGAGAAAGTTCGCCATCTCTCCTTCTTGCAAGATAAGCTTGATGCACCAGACAAATTTGATGCTTTCTATGATCATTCACAGTTGAGAACCTTCATACCATTTAAGCTCTCAAACTCAAGGCAGTTTGGTTTATCAGCTGATGTAGTTTTCGGTAGCTTGATACCAAGATTCGTTTGTGCTCGGGTGCTTTCTTTGTCAGGTTACTCACTCATTACACTGCCTGATACAATTGGAAACTTGAAGCACTTGCGTTATTTGAATCTTTCTCACACAAATATTCAGCAATTACCGAAATCCATAGGGCTTTTGTACAATCTGCAAATATTGTTGCTTTCAAATTGTGTTCATCTCACTAGTTTGCCTGAAAGTCTGGTGAATTTGATTTACTTGCACCATCTTGATATCATCGGTGTCCCTTTGACAGAGATGCCCCCGCAATTTGGCAAATTGAAGCTTCTTCAAAATCTTGCTGTCTTTGTTGTCAACAGAAACACAGGATCAAGCATTAGCGAGTTAGGGGCTCTATTGCAACTTCATGGTTCACTTTCTATTGTGAACTTGCAGAACATTGCTGATGCCACAGATGCATTCAGAGCCAACTTGATGGGTAAGAAATTTCTTGATGAGTTAGTATTGAAATGGACAAATACTATCCATGACTTACACATTGAAGCAGCTGTTCTTGAAAATCTTCAGCCACATGGAAACTTGAAAAGGCTGAATATTGAAAACTATGGTGGCCGAGCATTTCCAGGTTGGTTGGGAAATCCTTTGTTCTCTAACATGGTGTCTATAAATCTAACTGGTTGCATCAACTGCTCGAATTTGCCACCACTTGGGCAATTATCCTCTCTCAAGACTCTACTCATAGCAAACATGAGAAGCCTAAGAAGAGTTGGTCCTGAGTTCTATGGAAATATAGATTCACCTTTTAGAGCCCTTGAAATGTTGATTTTTGAGGACATGCTTATATGGGGAGAGTGGTTGCCAACTGAGTTTGAAGAATTCCCTTCCCTTAAAGAGCTTCACATAAAGAGATGTCCATTATTGACCGGGAACTTGTCCCGCCATTTGGGTTCTCTAGAAAAACTTGTCATCTCTGGATGCCATAATCTTGCCAATTCATTTCCAAGAGTCCCAAGATTGAGAGAACTAGAGCTAACTGATTGCGATGCATTGATGATCTTGCCGGAGGAAATGATGCTAGGGACTGGAGCTCTAAGAAGGGTGACCATATGCGACTGTCCCTTGCTTCAATCTTTTCCTGCACTTGGTCTTCTTACACGGTTAAAGTCACTTCACATATGCAACTCTAGGAATTTAGAGTTTCTTCCACTGCAACAAGCTCCACACAATTACCAAGCAATGGAGCAGTTGCACTTGGAAGGCAGCTGCGACGATCTGGTTTTTTTCCCACTGTCTTCCTTCCCGGCTCTCCGTGATCTTCACATCCAAGACTGTCTCAATCTCCAATCTCTTCAGAGGCTGGCAGACTGGGAACTGCCCTCTCTTGAAAGCATATTGATAAAAGATTGCCCAAACTTGATGTCTTTCCCGGAAGGAGGGTTACCACCTACTCCTATCCTTCGATGCATTTCAATTAGCAACTGTCCAAACCTGTCACCCCAAGCAGAATGGGGTCTTCATGAATTGACATGTCTTGAATTGTTCAGGATTGAAGGGGAACTGATTGGTTTAGAGTCATTTCCAGATGAAGGGGTGCTTCCAGCTTGCTTGAATTCTCTTCACATCACTGGACTTGTGAACCTCACAACTCTCAATCATAGTGGTCTTCAGCACCTTGAATCCCTCAAACTTCTGCAGATTAGTGGTTGTAACATGCTACAATCTCTACCTGCAGAGGGTCTTCCAAATTCCTTGTGTTCTCTCATCATCATGGATTGTCCTCTGCTTGCTCCTCTGTGTGAAGAGGAGACGGGAGAGCATTGGCCTCTCATTTCTCACATCCCAAACATAGTTATTTACTGATCAAAACTCTCTTCCTTTTAGTATTCTACTCTTCTTATGTACTTTATTTATCTCTTCCCGTGTTCCCGAGTAATGTGGATTCATTGTCAGATTATATCCATGTTTGTATATGAATGTTGACTAAGCATTTTACATGtttataataaaatctaatatttaaaagatagaaGCGGAATGATAAACTTAGATTATGGATCATTACATGGAAAATATCGCAAGTCTCACCTCCTCTGCTTATCTAAATTTAGATCATAGACTTTCAAGGGCTAGGTTGTGTGCcatctattcttaatatataaaagtagattCATAGGATTACCCAGATtacttttaagttatttctcttcttctactaacgTTATGTCAGCACCATCGCTTACTTgtcaaaattttagaattcacTACTCAAATTTTgtcaaatcaatttttattttcaaataaaaaaaaacacaaaaaacaattaaaaaacacaataaaaaccaACTTaacttttttcaaatcaatcctTATttctaaaacaacaaaaacacaaattaacatTTACCCCAAAAAAAAGCTCTGAAAACCAAAGAGCTTATTATCTTTCTCATACTTCTCAAAACCCTCTTCCTCTTGGCACCTCTCCGTACTAAGATCCTATTTCCTCCATCTTCTTCCGGTCCCATGAGCCATTGTTTTTTTCTCAAAACAAATTGTCCATCACGATGTCCATCTCCAGCGGAGCCGCATTgcataaattgcagaaactaaGGCAAACTCCATTTCTCCTGTTGCAGTTTTTCTGTCGGAGCTCGATTTTGGGTCTCAGACCAACGTCACCATTCGGCGCCGCCAACATAGGAAATTTGTCCCAAGTATCTTTCTAAAGATTTTCAACTTTGTCGTTTACTCTTCTCATTCTATTGTTCAATATCATTTTCAATGGTCctatttatttgttataaataataacattttaattGTATGTGAACTCATTGCAAGTAGCACAGGTTTATATATTCCTCTTTTTTAAACGGTTCTGTCCAACAGTTACAACCAAAATTAGGTTTACCTAcattatttctaatttatttctcttcttctactaacaccATGTCAGCACCATTGCTTACTtggcaaaattttagaattcacCACTCAAATCTTATcaaatctatctatctatctatctatttatctatttataatatataagagCTAATACCAACTCTCTCCACAATGAGTTTAAGCCATCTTTTCTTTGCTAATGATGTCACATCAGCAATTCTAATGACTTGGCAAAAGATGAAAATCAACCAATcactatttagtaaaataaaatatttttaaaaaattaaaacaaaaaactcttatctattattattcaattgaaaCATCAAGTACTAATTACATGCAATGAACATACATTAAAAGtgccataataataataattataaaaaatttcagttacaaatattcaaaatttacaaCTTATACATATTAAGACTCTTACTAttcttcatttcttaatctctCATATTAATTGTAAAAgatttcttaaatttaatataacatttttatttacaaacaaacaaaaaacgtAAGAAAAAGACAAAATGTAGCAATTCATGCAAaacgaaaaatgaaaaaaaaatgaaaatgcagtTTTATATAACTCTAATATAAATAACCtatgtcttttttaaaaataaataaattcaaaatctatttataatatgttctctaacatatttttaatataacatttattaaaatacactatatagtataaataatcTATCTCTCCCTACATTGCGCGGGTCTTACATCAACCAATCACTATTTagtaaaatgttttaaaaaaattaaaacaaaaaactcttatctattattattcaaatactaattaaatgcaataagcatacattaaaagtgtcataataataattattataaaaaatttcagttacaaatattcaaattctacaACTTATACATATTAAGACTCTTACTACtcttcatttcttaatctctcatactaattgtcaaaaatttcttaaatttaatttaacatttttatagTATATAAAAGCTGATACTAACTTTCTCCGCAATGAGTTTAAACTATCTTTTCTTTGCTAATCATGTCACATAAGCAATTTTAATAACTTGGCAACAGATGAAAATCAATCAATCACTATTTagtaaaatgttttaaaaaattaaaacaaaaaattcttatgtattattattcaattaaaatatcaagtactaattaaatgcaataaacatacattaaaagtgtcatgataataattattataaaaaatttcagttacaaatattcaaattctataACTTATACATATTAAGACTCTTACTACtcttcatttcttaatctctcatactaattgtcaaaaatttcttaaatttaatttaacatttttatatgtttttcattcttattcatttattttttaaattatttacaaaaaaaaaagcaaaaaaagacaAAGTGTAACAATTAATGCAAAtcggaaaaaaaaatgaaaatacagTTTTATATAACTCTAATATAAATAATCtatgtctttttttaaaaaaaattcaaaatctatttataatatgttctctaaaatatttttaatataacatttattaaaatctatttataatataagtAATCTACCTCTCCGCACATTGCGCGTGTCTCACTCTAGTTTGGGTAAAGATCGGGGGCACTGTCTAAGTAGAAGTTCGCATATAGTTAATTGGCGGCCTGCAGTCtgatatagatttttttttaagtattaaacTTAGTCTGTTATTTAATCTGacctaatttaaaattgattaaaaagtttgataattttttttataaaaataaaatatataaggtTAATTAGTGAGTTTGGACTTGTCTTATtaacatattaaatttttttataaaaatctgtGCCTATTTTATAACAGGTCAGACTAAACACAGGCCAGGCTGCAGGTTTTTTGGCAGGCCGTCTGACCTTTTTCCACCCCTAAATTAGTATCCACAATTAATTGGTCCTAGGATCACTCACTCATATGAGTAAtacaatcatatttttaatcttTCAAACTTACCAAcactcataataataataaaaaaaaatttaatcaaaatatatctattttatttgattggaaCACACATAATATACAAAGCATGTATGGCTTTATATAGACTAAAtttcttaataaaataatagtttttttCTTAACAACTAAAACTACATTAATGATGATCATGAAATTTGTAGAGCTTACATGTTTTgtcatcatttttttaataatcaaatatctctcttaaatatttttggtaattttttaaatttttaacattttttaataaataaatgattattatttttaattcaaactctactttttcaattttttaatcatatttcatGAAGATTTTGGTCCATACAAATTGACGTGTACCCCATAATACTCGGAAACAAGATCAGAATCAAAACCGACCATAAAGTccagaaacaagcaatcaaagcTGAAACCACAACTTGGCCAAAATTGTGCACAAGTCAAACATTATCTCCTAGCCATTACCCACAACAACGGAACTCACTACCTAAGCCACTAATATCGGAACAAACAAACAGAAGATAGCACCTCACTCATCTATAAAACCAAACCCAATAGCCCAGGAGAAAGACAGGTCACAAATACACTCTCACTCATTTAACCACATTAATTTCTTAAACACTCTtattgacttgagtgtcggAGTACTTTTTGCAGGTGCTCCTGCAGCCATGTTTCGTAGTGCTGAGGTCAATTCCGAAGGTTGCCTCCAGGACGACGTATAGCTCTGCCTAAAACCAAGCAGTCGCGAAAGGAATGATACACCTCGGTTGAGCAAGAACGGAAcatttggcgcccaccgtggggccgaAGAAAGAAAAACTCATCTAACCCCACTATTTTCTTCATCTGGCTTTCTGTTTCTTTTCTCTTGCAGGATCTCTGATCCTCCACTATGGCTGAGAATGGTGCTCACCAACTTACGCAAGCAGAACTTTTAGCCCAAATGGCCAAACTTCAGGCGGAAGTCCGAAGGTTAGCTGAACTGTCCGTTCATAACAATGCTGAAAAACACGAAGAAGGAAACCCCAAAGGCTCGACTCAAGGCAACAGCGATCCCTTATGTCTCAATCCACCGAAAGAGAAGCTGACCTTGGACAACCCATTCTACAAGGAGATCACCAACTTCTAGATGCCCAAGAATTTCGTGCTACCTACTTCCCTTGAGCCATATAAGGGGATTGGTGACCCCCAGACTCATGTTAAAAAATTCCAatctatgatttttttaatggcGCTAACAACGAACCTATATTATGTCGAGCTTTTCCTACTTACCTTGATGGTGCTGCATTACTATGGTTTTCTAAACTGTCTGCAGGTTCAATCTCCTCGTTTGAAGAATTGGCAAGATCCTTCATTGACTACTTTGCAGCCTCAAGGATATATGTTCACGGATCAGATTACTTTGGTACCATCCGACAGGGGAAAAATGAGAGCTTGAAGGAATACATGACGAGATTTGCTGAGGCGACCATGGAGATACCGGATTTAGACCCAGCAATCCACCTGCATGCCCTTAAAGCCGGCCTCCGACCCGGAAAGTTCTGGGAGACAATCGCAGTCACTAAGCCGAAGACATTGGAGGAATTTTGAGAAAGGGCAGCGGAACcgatggagattaaagaactcCGCGAAGCCAAAAGAACAGAAAGGAAACAACCTCGGAAGGAGGAACACAGGACCATAAGATCGGTAAGCACTAAAGAATCAAGGAAACCATTCAAGCTCACCCCAAAATTTGACAACTATACCAAATTCAACACAAAGAGAGAAAGAATAATCAAAGAGATCCTCAACACCAAAATTATAAAACCTCCAGCACGAGCAGGAAGTTACCAGGATCAACGATTTGTGGATAAGAGCAAACATTGTGCTTTCCATCAGAAAAATGGATACACAACAGACGAATGCGTGATCGCCAAGGACTTATTGGAGAGGCTGGCCCGGCAAGACCTCTTGGACAAATAtgtagaaggaagaagaaaaactgAAGACACACGAGACCGAGAAGAGCGCCGACAACCCCCGAAAGAAAGAGATGACAACAAATGGTCCAACCCTAATCCGCCAAAAGGGATCATCAACTGCATATTCGGGGGATTCGCCGGGGGAGGCGAGACAATCTCGGCGCACAAACGAAGCTACCGTGCAATGCTGGCAATCGAAGGAACAGCGCCACAAAGTAATAAGGATGCAATCGACCTTAAAATCACCTTCAACCAGGCAGACGTATCCTCGGCCATTCCGAACTTGGATGATCCGGTGGTAATTTCCACCCAAATAGGCGACCTATTGGTAAGAAAAGTCCTATTGGACCCAGGTAGTAGTGCAAATGTTCTTTTCTATTCAACTTTTATTAAAATGAACTTATCTAAAAAAGAAATGCAATCCTCATCCGGGGAATTGGTAGGATTCTCTGGAGAAAGGATCCCAATTAAAGGTTATATATGGCTAAAAACAACACTGGGGAACACCCCACTATCACGAACCATGGATATACAATATCTTATAGTTGATTACCCCAATCCTTACAATATTATTCTCGGAAGACCAGCTCTGAACATGTTCAGGGCAGTGGTATCGACCTTTCATTTGTGCGTTAAGTTTCAGGCACAGGATGACGAGATTGCAACACTCCATTCAGATTGCCAACAAGCTCGGCAATGTTACAACGCAAGCCTAAAGAGATCGGACATGCAGCAAAAATATCAACAAGAGGTCAAGGTAATTCACAGCACAAGCGAAGTACTGTCCCTGGCAGAACTCGACCCTCGGGAGGACACCCAAGAAAGACCCCAACCAGCAGATGAACTTCATAAAGTTCCCCTGACATCAAAGCCAGAACGATTCACCTACATCGGCCAAGCACTCGAAGGACAAAAACAATTGGAGCTTATAAAGGTACTACAAGACAATGCCGACCTATTTGCTTGGACACCTGCGGatatgccaggcatagatccgaATGTCATTTGCTACAACCTCGCCATCGATAGGACGATCTAACCTATAGCTCAAAAGAAAAGGAACCTCGGAGCAGAAAAAGCAAAGGCGTCCCTAGAAGAAACTAAAAAGTTACTCAGCGCCGACTTCATTAGAGAAATCCGTTTCACCACGTGGCTCTCGAACGTGGTAATGGTAAGAAAAAATTCAGGTAAATGGCGCTTGTGCGTCGACTTTACAAACCTCAACAAGGCATGTCCAAAAGATGCCTACCCTCTGCCATATATTAACAAGCTTGTAGACAATGCGTCAGGTTTCAAAAGCTTaagcttcatggatgcatatTCTAGTTACAACCAGATCCTTATGCATCCAGAAGACCAGAGCAAAACAGCCTTTATAACTGAGCATGGAAATTTTTGTTATAGAGTAATGCCATTTGGTCTAAAGAATACAGGTGCAACATACCAGCGACTAATGGACAAGGTATTCCACCAATAGATAGGTCGGAACATGAAAATCTATGTGGACGATATGGTCGCCAAGACCACACCAGAGAGATCCCACTGTGAAGACCTCAAAGAGATATTCAATCAGATCCGAGCATATAACATGAGACTCAACCCAGAGAAATGTGTCTTTTGGGTATAAGGAGGCAAATTCCTTGGATTTATGTTGACCTCACgaggaattgaagcaaacccATAAAAGTGCGACGCAATACTTAACATGGCAAGTCCGAAGACAATAAAAGAGGTGCAGTAACTCACAGGAAGAGTAGCGGCCCTGTCACGATTCTTACCAGCAATATCGAGCCGATTGTATCACTTTTTCCAAACGATattaaagaacaaaaaattcGAGTGGACAAGCGAATGCGAAATGACATTCGCCGAACTCAAAGCTATCCTATCATCGCCACCAGTGCTGCAAAGCCCGGAAGTCAGTAAACctttatatctatatttatcTGTTTCCAATTATTCCATAAGCTCGGTTCTCATCACTGTGATAGGAAAGACACAAAAGCCAGTATACTTCGTCAGCAGAGTCATGCAACCAACAGAACGAAGATATCCAAGAATAGAACAACTAGCCTTAGCATTAGTAACAACAGCAAGAAAACTTAGACACTACTTTTAGAGCCACACAGTTATTGTAAGGACAAATCAACCGCTAAGACAAATATTAACTAAGCCAGAGCTGGCAggaaggttgaccaagtggtcTATTGAACTTTCTGAGTTTGATATCCAGTTCCAATCAAGGTCGGCTTTAAAGTCACAAATCCTGGCAGACTTCGTTTCTGAACTCACACCTGACGAGCACCAACACAGCCAAACTTGGGAATTACATGTGGACGGAGCATTAAACCGAGAAGGAAGCGGAGGCGGGATAGTACTAAAGGAAGGAGACACAGTGATGACTGAGCAATCTTTACAATTTCACTTCTCGACAAGCAACAATCAAGCCAAATACGAGGTGCTCATAGCAGGACTTAAGCTCACCCTCAGCCTTCAAGTATAGAACCTAACAGTATATTGTGACTCTCTATTGGTGGTTCAACAAATCAAAGGAGAATTCCAGGTAATAGATCCTTTGTTAGAGCAGTATTGGCTCATAGCAAAGGATctcatttcaaaatttgataaatTCGTCATATTACATGTGCATAGAGAAAAGAACATTAGAGCAGACATATTATCTAAACTTGCAGTCACTAGGGCTAGTACACAAACATCGGCACTATCACAACTTACACTAAAAAAACCCAGCATTGAGTCACTATGCATAATGAGCATCACTCACACAGATGATTGGAGAATACCCTATCTTGAATATATTAATACTAGTATTATTCTCAGATATGAGACTAACCCTCAAAATTTCAAACGAAAGGCAAGTCTCTTTACAACTGTCGCAGGAGAACTATACAGGCGAGGGTTCTCACATCCATTGCTGAAATGCCTCAGCAAAAACGAAGCAAATAAAGTCATGAACAAGATCCATGAAAGTGTATGTGGAAACCATATAGGAGGACGAGCTCTGGCAGCAAAGATTATCCGAACAGGATATTACTGGCTGACCATGAAGAGGGACTGCATCACGAAAGTAAAAACCTGCGACAACTGTCAAAAGCATGCCACTATCTCAATGAGGCCCGCCGAGGTAATGCACAGTATGGAGGTAAGCTGGCCTTTCCACAGATGAGGGCTCGATATACTCGGCCCATTTCCAATAACACTCGGACAGGTAAAGTTCCTTTTGGTTTCAAtagattatttttcaaaatagatAGAAGCACAGCCACTAGCAAGAGTAACGGCTGAGAAGGTACGATCTTTCATAtggaaaaatattatatgtCGGTTTGGAATACCAAAGGAGATAATATCGAATAACGGTAGACAATTTACAGATAACAAACTGGCatcatttttgaaaagttttaacATACAACATCATTTTAGCTCGGTCAAACACCCACAAACCAATGGGCAGGCCGAGGCTGCTAATCGAGTAATATTGCAGGCAATGAGAAAAAAGCTCAGTGATGCGAAAGGAGAATGGGTAAAATTGATCCCAGAAATATTATGGAGCTATAATACGACAATACAGTCTATCACAGGCGAAACACCGTTCAAACTAGTCTACGAATCAGAAGCATTAATTCCAATTGAAGTTGGCGTTCCTACCCTCAGAACCAAACTATACAATCAGCAACACAATGCCAGCATAGGAAACACCGAGCTTGATCTTGCCGAGGAAGACCGAGATATCGCCGTTATCAAGCAAAGTGCCATGAAGCAGATTATTGAAAGAAGGCACAACAAAAAGGTAGTATCGAGAACACTCGATGTCGGAAACCTCATCCTCAGATGAACAGAGGAAGCTAGGTGACCTCCATCACACGGTAAGCTCGCCGTAAATTGAGAGGGACCATTTCGGATCGCAAAAGTCCTCAGAATGGGAGCTTACCAACTACAAACACTACAGAGCGACTCAATATCTGGAAATTAGAACATCTCTTCCTTAAAGGTGTATAGATCGTAACTTGTACACTTCGCAGATGAAGGTACTATTTTTCCCCCTTAGAGGTTTTTCCCCAAACAAGGGTTTTACCTAAGGAGGGTTTTAACGAGGTTGGACGCCCAACATATCAAGTATGTATATCATTATACAATCTGATCTCTACTTTCTATCTTCATCTTATTCTGCTCACAAAAGCAAAAAGACATTCAACTATGCATTATTCTACGAATAGTCAAAACGACAAACACTGTCAAAGTAACTCAACCTCAGTCTATTCAAACAAAAGATGATTAAGTCTAAAACATAAAACCAAACATCCATAACCATATACATTTAACAGTCAAAAGCTAAAACCACAAATTGGTTAGCAAAAGCACAAAGtcatcaaaatacatcaaaaggACTAAACACGTCCAAAACAAATAATCGAAATATCATAAATCAAGAAGGAGAGATATTTTCATCATGATCCTCCATGGTACCATCCACCACCAATTTTCCACCGACCACTATCTTGGTCACATCAAGACGATCACAATCAAACTCCGGGGCCAGCACAGCAATTTGGTTAACAGCACGCTCAAAACCATAGGAGAACATCTCCATCCCATTTTCCTCCAGTTCATGAAAGTTAATAGAGGAAggatctttttcttttaaaatttctttacaAACTCAAATCCTTGAAAGAGcctggtgcggtattttacaactcACAAACTTATcggcaagtgcatcgggtcataccaagtaataccttacgtgagtaaaggtcgatcccacgagaattgatggattaagcaacaatagcgtttgataggattagttagacaaacagaaaatagtgttGGAAGTTCAAatagcattaaacagtaaattaagaatattaaagacaggcagataaataagttgggaataaaatattgagaagacagttaaggtttcagagttatctatttttcggattaacttttattactaactaatttaatcatgcaagatttaatttcatggcaaactatatgtgactagaccctaattccttagaccttcctagtctcctctaaaattcattaactgccaattccttggtcaattaattccaattaaatggtgatgatcaatttctagtttatatgccaaaagaatcctaattatccaaaaataaggggattatatatcacgtatcccgttaaatacaaacaattagaaattcagtataatatgttttcaagctgttgttcaagtaaagagcttttccaagtttcacaaaaactcaattagaacatgggtcatacttccgttccacccatattcataaaataaagagcgaaaataattattgaaatataaaccAAGACATGGATTAAATTTGaaagatcaaacaaatcaatccatacaaatagacagagctcctaaccttaacaatgaaggattagttgctcatggttcagagaagaaaaataagggttctggtaaaAATGTACTGTCTTTCTATCTGATGGCATCagatccctttttataactaatcctaataaatttaaaatctaattatctaaaattaaaaataatatcttttcctaaaaataagatttgaatttaaattcgaattaattaacaagtcttcaactgatgggtggggaccacttgatttgtccattctgcagcttctaatctatGTTTTTTGGGCTGGaaattgggtcaaaacagccTAGAAATtgccccagcattttctgtatttttgcagatcgcgcatgtgacgcgtccgcgtcgtccacgcgttcgcgtcatttaTGCAGATTtcagtccacgcgttcgcatcaggcacgcgatcgcgtaaTTG
The genomic region above belongs to Arachis duranensis cultivar V14167 chromosome 3, aradu.V14167.gnm2.J7QH, whole genome shotgun sequence and contains:
- the LOC107477520 gene encoding putative disease resistance RPP13-like protein 1 encodes the protein MVVDVASALLSASLQVLIDRLASPQLLFFFRNKTYEAAEDLKLQLLSVNSVLVDAEEKQIVNPYVKIWLNELREALYSAEDLLDKLDTQVLEYKVRSQSHTTLDTVIDYFDSVSPLAKSLNRSLEKINLRLHVLRDYQNCLGLREVPQNLFPLLPNVPTTRRVDWARVYGRDSVKETIIQGMLGTMNEEVEPIVVAIVGMAGVGKTTLSQVLFSDEHVTRNFHIRSWVYVSEGSDVLYLTTKVYESLTGSSVGSTSLDRLQDQVASLLSGKNFLLVLDDFWAESFFDWELFKMAFMDAAIRCVILVTTRNENVAITMRAAVYFLSHLPDDDCWNIFAHYAFGNRNPEPTLLEIGHRIVRKCKGLPLAAKVLGSVLHSVTEAEEWNNILQSKMWDLPANKSNILAALRLSYQLLPSHLKACFAYCSIFPKGYEIKKLNLIHLWMAEGLLQPSKAKTMQRVGEEYLCELLSRSLLQRSTSNDSFIIMHDLISDLAQYVGGEFFHLFEDDNAGRISEKVRHLSFLQDKLDAPDKFDAFYDHSQLRTFIPFKLSNSRQFGLSADVVFGSLIPRFVCARVLSLSGYSLITLPDTIGNLKHLRYLNLSHTNIQQLPKSIGLLYNLQILLLSNCVHLTSLPESLVNLIYLHHLDIIGVPLTEMPPQFGKLKLLQNLAVFVVNRNTGSSISELGALLQLHGSLSIVNLQNIADATDAFRANLMGKKFLDELVLKWTNTIHDLHIEAAVLENLQPHGNLKRLNIENYGGRAFPGWLGNPLFSNMVSINLTGCINCSNLPPLGQLSSLKTLLIANMRSLRRVGPEFYGNIDSPFRALEMLIFEDMLIWGEWLPTEFEEFPSLKELHIKRCPLLTGNLSRHLGSLEKLVISGCHNLANSFPRVPRLRELELTDCDALMILPEEMMLGTGALRRVTICDCPLLQSFPALGLLTRLKSLHICNSRNLEFLPLQQAPHNYQAMEQLHLEGSCDDLVFFPLSSFPALRDLHIQDCLNLQSLQRLADWELPSLESILIKDCPNLMSFPEGGLPPTPILRCISISNCPNLSPQAEWGLHELTCLELFRIEGELIGLESFPDEGVLPACLNSLHITGLVNLTTLNHSGLQHLESLKLLQISGCNMLQSLPAEGLPNSLCSLIIMDCPLLAPLCEEETGEHWPLISHIPNIVIY
- the LOC127745436 gene encoding uncharacterized protein LOC127745436 codes for the protein MVRKNSGKWRLCVDFTNLNKACPKDAYPLPYINKLVDNASGFKSLSFMDAYSSYNQILMHPEDQSKTAFITEHGNFCYRVMPFGLKNTGATYQRLMDKSHTVIVRTNQPLRQILTKPELAGRLTKWSIELSEFDIQFQSRSALKSQILADFVSELTPDEHQHSQTWELHVDGALNREGSGGGIVLKEGDTVMTEQSLQFHFSTSNNQAKYEVLIAGLKLTLSLQENSREKNIRADILSKLAVTRASTQTSALSQLTLKKPSIESLCIMSITHTDDWRIPYLEYINTSIILRYETNPQNFKRKASLFTTVAGELYRRGFSHPLLKCLSKNEANKVMNKIHESVCGNHIGGRALAAKIIRTGYYWLTMKRDCITKVKTCDNCQKHATISMRPAEVMHSMEIEAQPLARVTAEKVRSFIWKNIICRFGIPKEIISNNGRQFTDNKLASFLKSFNIQHHFSSVKHPQTNGQAEAANRVILQAMRKKLSDAKGEWVKLIPEILWSYNTTIQSITGETPFKLVYESEALIPIEVGVPTLRTKLYNQQHNASIGNTELDLAEEDRDIAVIKQSAMKQIIERRHNKKVVSRTLDVGNLILR